GGAGGTAAGTatttatgagtattttttttgtgttacggctagtttttagagaagaaaaacagtaaaaagcTGTATCCAgaagaaattttaggcacaGCAGGAGGAAGTTCCGGAATGAGAACGttagtaacttccggaagaccttcttctgGAATGTtgaattattagaaaaaaaatttatttctgttttaaattatatatatatatatatatatatatatatatatatgttgtggattattggtttaattaggtataatggtataatattaaatgatttaggtaatttaattgtattttgttgtagtagaaaaatgttttattagttgtttattatagtgatatgtttagtttaagtaaataatatagttataaatttaaaatatatttgtattagttgttaGTATGTTTGTTAGTTAATAAGTAGTCAATTtatggatgtggttatatgataatttgaatatacattgtgtatgatgcatatgtgttgttaatatttttgttatttaaggtgtagtaaatttttggatgtggttatatgataatttgaatgtacttgtgtatgatgcatatgtccttaagatggacgaagatcaatggaggtatgactttgcgatgtcacaagaagttcatatggattatgattatgataatcaagaagaatatggggtgaatgaaccacatgtggattgttcaaatgcttttaatacgtCTCAGGTAATtatagataatttgagtcatttggttgaattgatgttttgtatgaaaattaaaatgttagggttgcgttgtaggtattcactactcgagatgatgttttgcaatgggctcgaacagttgcccatgaaaatggatttgttgcattgattatgaggtctgacacagagaccggtagcagaggaagaagttcatttgtcttaattgggtgtgaaaggagtggtacgtacaagtgtagaaataaagaattcgttaggaaagacaccgggagtaggaaatgtggttgtcccttcaggcttcgtgggaaaccagtgcatggaggggaaggttggatggtgaagttgatctgtgggattcacaatcatgaattggcgaagtccttagttggacatccatacgcagggcgattgactaaggaagaaaagaaaattattactgatatgacaaagtcaatggtgaaaccgaaaaacatcttgctaacgttgaaggaacacaatgccgacagttgcaccacgataaagcaaatttacaatgcaagaagtgcatatcgttcttcaataagatgagctgataccgaaatgtagcatctgatgaagcttctcgaacgtgatcaatacattcattggcatagattgaaggatgaagttgtggtgcgtgatctgttttggtgtcacccagatgcagtaaagttatgcaatgcatgtcatctggtgttttttatagacagtacctacaaaacaaacaggtacagactcccactacttgactttgttggagtgacaccaacggcgatgacattctctgctgggtttgcatatctggaggctaagtgtgttaataatattgtatgggctttggaacgatttcgaggcctatttttaagacacgatcgcctccctcttgttattgtcactgacagagacctagcactgatgaatgcagtgaaaactgtgtttcccgagtctactaatttgttgtgcaggtttcatatcgataagaatgtgaaggcgaagtgcaaatctttaatcggggaAAAAATGCatgggactatgtaatggatagctggggtactttggttgattttCCGTCCGAACACGAGTTCCATGAGTCAcatcagaagtttcaagttgcttgttcgccttgACCGATGTCcattgactatgttaacgacacatggattatcccccacaaggaaaaatttattacagcatggacgaataaggtcatgcacctaggcaacacaacaacaaacaggtattaagaactgattttatttgttagtaacgattagtattaaatggtatttaattgctgtatattttcatgtttgttgtgtattttaaatgtagggttgaatcagctcattgggctctcaaaagagtaatacaaaatagcgttggagacctatgtagtgtttgggatgccatgaacaacatgatcacgctgcaacacgtcgaaattaaagcatcctttgaaaccagtacgcatgtggttggccatgtatataaaaaaaccttatacaagaggcttcttgggatggtttcaagggatgctttaaatcagattgcttttgaggttgaccgtctacgttatctcggcaacaatctctcttcttgtggttgtgtgatgagaagcacgcacggtcttccttgtgcatgtgagctttctaggtatactgctggcagcatcccattggagtcagtccatcttttttggaggagactttgcttttcagaccaagggttatgtgagacggaagtcaccatcaaggaagagatagaggtcatatctaaaaggtttgatgaacttgatgtggctagcaaagtaactctgaagagtaaacttcgagaaattgcataccctgatcataactctatgtgccatcctccgtcaaaggtcaacactaaaggtgcaccgaagaaaccgatgaaaagaagtcaaagatccacaaagcgtgatccgtcttactgggagtatgttgatgcttttcattctgttcaaagcagcaactctctagtgaaacgaagtgcatcatgttctcaaccgcctcagccaacaaggatcatcccgatgttggatcaatttgcgtcattctttcaaggtttcattcgtgacgttgtggatgtgaaagcggacggtaactgtggatatcggtccattgtCGCTTTATTAGGTATTGGGGAAGATTTATGGTcgttagtgcgtaatgaattgattaaagaacttggcaggtggtcgcatgagtacatgaacctctttggtggcacagagagatttgaacaattaaagttgtccctacttgttgatggcttttcaaaggtatgtttttaggttaattttttttaataacaatgtttaaattacttacatgtttaattttgggttcattcaggttagtgtggacaagtggatggatataacggacatgggatatgtgattgcttcacggtataacgtaattcttgtatcgttgtcccaacaacaaagcatgacatttttccctcttagaagtcaaccaccacctgactcttctggccaccgcatcatatgtgtcggtcacgtgtttggaaatcattttgttcaggtatattgaatatagttagtataacaattatgcaatgacttcgctGGTTCGTTTGGCACAGTCAGcgcatgatataatgtttgttcatgtacaacaggtttatttgaaagaccattgtcccTTGCCGCCTCCAGCGCtgttgtggtcaagcaattgttattctcaggcaaagcagtgggcaattccatatattagtagaatgcagcaatacacaagcttgatgtcattcaaaacacactatgtagacctaaatgaagactaaacatgcattgtttatgtaattgtattcattatgcgatataatttgttgtaacccgttactaaccaattaatattatcaagtacttgtttggttaagcaaggaaattgttggtccaacaaaaatcatttacgcgtgcagcatacatcattgtcataattgacaacacataatgacatgcatgcaTATTACAGTTTGAGtgcgacaacacattggctgacttcAGTACACATTGCCGAaaacacattggctgacttgactacacatttacgcgtgtctatttttttgtaaacaaagttaaacaaTGGCTCGGTCACAACCATGTATATATATGGCAGACTAGGCTACTAAATCAGACCGGGGAACGAGACTATTTTTTtcgggttctttgacgtccaaacatgagaaatggccgccctccattgtctcagggcactggcacacccacgcaaaaaaatcccgaacatgggtacttgaacatgaaaaaagggtccatttcctatttttttggatttttaggctttgttttgacgtgttagttgacatGAAAAAAGGGTCCATTTCCTAATGatgaatgattttaaaaacatttaggttcactatattaaacaaaactcatgattttaggttcacttttttaaaaaataaatttaaaacactcgtaaacttcgcttaaggaccacaatcggaataataaactatataataaaataataaactgtgcaaaacacgtcaactatattaaacaaaaaactgtaataattacaaatattcatgtcaactacaacacaaaaaatagatacaatgatcaatggtccgtgtggcgtctctgacgagccctgacAGTCCCATCAGCACTAGGTCCCCCTCTCGCAATCGTCAGGCAGTCCTGCATAATATCATATAactctgtgcctgcagtgactatcctaaggttgagcacacgctccaacctctgtgcaatcgcctcatatccctcgtaatcatcctgtcaaagtcattaaaaacatttattataaaatttaaaataaataacaactcataaaacattaaacgcgcaaataatcttaccacatatggaggggggtcaaatgccactggaacctgggggctgggcggctatatgtagtcctcagggtctacagctggtgcatccctctgctggtcacctgcctgggtcggtgtcatgaaagggtgagatatgcggaaaaaccactccatgtaatccgcagatacctgcccaggcactagacaaagctgacccgcaggtagtaagtgatccgcaaactccatccacctgtcatctatctgATCGTGTGACAATCGTGCACTAACAGGCGGCGGAGGGATACTCTGGATGTAACCGAAATGGCGTACCACCTTCTTCGGTCGAACTGTGACGACCATAGGACCTCATCTGAGCTGACCTGGAACGATGAAATCTCCTGAAACGCCCTAACCCCCCGATGCTCCGTGTAcggcaaccaggacacatctgtgacagtcaaaccatcacaacatgccctgtagggtgctcctgtgatgcccttcatgtgcgccttcgacgtcaaccaccgggaagcacgtggggacgtctcctggtatgtaTCGTCAATCACGCACTGGtgcacactagggaagtgctcatagatccagcactacacaataattgaggttaacataacataaaaacatgtttaaatcataatcgaacgtaacatattaaaaaacacaaaatttacctgaagtagcgtcaagtaccccgcaagctgtcgggtgggggtcctacaagcctcatctaactggtcatacatatgaaccagTGCGGCAACTCCCCAAGCATAACCACCACTATGAGCGAGGTCCCGGAAAGCGTCAAGGTGAaccacatgcacgtatgttgcactcttattagcaaaaagagtgcaaccgacaaggTGCAGTAGATAAGCGCGAGCTGCGACAATCCACTGTCGGGCCTGACATCTCGTCTCATAAATGTCTCGAACCCATCCTAGTCGTACATATGCCCCACGTGTGAGTGCTGTCTCCGCTCTGGCCTCCTCGGCAGACACCTCCAGCAACTCTATCAGCATAaatctggcctcctccgtagaaagagcATGGAAACTGTGCAAGGCACCAGAGATGGGCAAATGAAGGAGtgacgacacatcatccaatgtgatcgtcagctcTCCTACCGGAAGGTGGAAAGTGCTAGTCTCACCGTGCCACCTCTCCACGAATGCGGATATCagtccaggatcgccagtaGTAACTGAACAATCgatcagtggacttaatcctgtggcacccaccaggccttcaatctcaggcactggcctcccaatcagtgtcaccttcctcccatgtgacactaacttcaaatcaggacgttcctgatttgaagtacaaattatacaattattaaaaaaaattaatgacaaacaaataaatcaacaatgataaaaaaattaacaaattaaaatacctgtccactccaaACAGCATGTGCAACGTGGTCCGCAAATGATGTCAGCACTGACGGGTCACGTGGCCCACCAGGTAATCCCTCAGCAGCATCATCAGCATCTGATCCCTCAGCACGATCAGCACCCTATACGTCCGCACGCAACTCAGGTGCCTCCGCAGCCACATCAGGGACATCGTCAGTCATGTCATGTGCATCCGCAGTCATCTGATGAACCCGTTGCCTACGGGCTAaggcagtaggcctacgcctctcgggaacatcAGCTGCATCCTGGTCATCAGGTTTATCTCTGCCTACAAGTCTACCTATGGCACGACCTATACCTCGTGTTCTGGCCATGATATGtaaatcatgtcgaacacgtatttttttggtcaaaatatacacaaatttctttataaaaaaaacaactttatttataaacaaataagactaacttaaattattttaaaacatacacaacctaattttaaaaaaaaaataaacaacttcatttataaaaaaaaacataactaatgtaaaaaaaaattattactaaacatgcacaacttaatttaaaaaaaaaataaacaacttcattttaaaaaaaaaacacaacttcatttaaaaaaaacacaacttcattaaaaaaaacacaactaatgtaaaattaattaattaattaattaaaaaatatccacaacttaattttaaaaaaaaacacaactaatgtaaaaataattaattagtaaacatccacaactttatttttttaaaaaaaatacttcatttataattaaataaacaacttaatttatatcatttataaaaaaaactagtattcttaaaaaaaattcccaaacacacacaactttatttataaaaataaataacttcatttataaacaaaaaatactaatttaaaaaaataaacaataaacaaaaacaaacacaacttcttttataaacaaaaaaataaataatttataaattaatatttaataaaaatacacaattaaaattataaaaataaacatgacatcaaaaacccaaatctcatttttcataaaatttcaaaaacaaaataatcaacaaaaatataataattcatttaaaaaaaaacaaacgaatttttgttttttttaaaaaaaaaaaactttccagaagaagtgttcttccggacttattccggaagaacacttcttccggaaacttcttccggaaatcCCAAACGTTTTCCGAAAGaacccttcttccggaaagtttccggaagaagggttcttccggaaaacgTTTGgtttcttccggaagaacacttctttcGGAAAGTTTCTGGAACAGGTTCTTCCGGAAGCCTTGCCGTCAGCCCTCTTCCCAATTTTTTCCGGCACCTCCTGctctcgtcttctaccctaTGGTTCCGCTAACCTAAGGTTCTTTTAACCTAGCCTAATGCTACAACTACACACTGCATAATAAAAGCAAATGGAAGGTTAACGAAACTTACCTCGAACAGTAATGGCGTCCAAGCGAAAGAAGCAGCAGCTGGGCTCGCGGTGGAAGAGAAGGCTCgtggaagaggaaagaaaagaaagaaaagcagaAGCAAGAAGTGATTCCGGGAGAGAAGAGGTaatgttttaaacttttttaatgaACGGTAAAATAGTACTTTCaataaattgctgggtgcacctagcatttcCCTTATCAGAATTTGATCTGCTACAAATTaaagtgataaataaaatatttaaaatctgaTATAAATTAAATCCTAGCCAACTAAACTAAGTAGTCTTGTTTCCAAGGGGAGTTgagtagtttttctttttagtggtttttttattttctttctctcatttgtaacaaagaaaactaaaactagttttttagagtgaaaaaaaaagtgttgtttAGTTTTTATGAAAGCTACTTAACTAGAGTTGTCGAACTACTCCCACATACAATGGATTGGAACTTTAATTCAAGACTTGAAAAGAATCTTGTCAATTTGGCTTGACCCAATAGGCTAGATGAGTTAAGCCAAATATGTGAAATACAAGCCCGAAAATTATCGAGTCTAttcaatctaataattaattttcttttcttttaaaatacatataaactaatgcaataaaaaaataaattagtttgatCCGACAGATCAAACAAGTGAATATGTGACCTATAAAAATTAGGTCAGACCAACTCGATTTTCATGTCTTTCCCTCTGAATTGAGTTAAACGACCTATTTTGATAGTTCTACATTTAACTAATCTAATTTTGTTAAAGGGATTGAAACCTCTTCGAGGCGTAACTATAATTTGATGAAGACCTATTACATATTACATGGTAGAAATTTTTTTGGGTTTGCAAATAAATCTAGCTAACACCTCATCCTAGCTTTCACACAACGAATAAAAAGTTTAAGTTgataaaatacaaaacaaaataacaaatgcATCcattatgtaaatataaaaaaaaaactaacattatttttttaaaataaaatgcacaAGTCGTGTTTCTCATTTGAGGAATTAATttctcttaataattttttttatatgcacaTGTTAGAGATTGAATTTATAACCGCATGTTTAAGGAACAAGATTACCTATTAAAGTATCATACCTCATTggtctttccttccttttatttctatattaaaACCTTAATTTGTCACATGTATCTCCATTTTTAAAGATCGGCATATCATAATACCTTTGACTTTCAAtggagactatttttttttcttttactcaattttctttttgtacaatacacatataataaaataaaaaatcacattaatattataataaaaaaaacagtacATATGATTATTTTAACCTGTACGatctataaatatataaatatatgtaaattcTTCTATTGAAGATTTATTCtattgtttattgattgtttttaaagatgatgtaggatttatcTCATTGTTTATTGGTTATTTGTAAAGGTGATGTAGAATTTGTgtcaacccaaaaaaaaaattattggcaCGGCAACACATTAAATCATTTACGTACGTATTATGAAGGTTTTGAAATCTCACCACAAATATCATGATATATATTGGAAATATTGTAACCGCCATTGAGACTGATGAACTCCATTTCTTGTatccttttcttatttttttaaattcatcaatGTTGATACTGCAACTTCCATTTAAATAAAACCTTCTATTTGTTCTTTTCAGAACAAATAAAACCTTGTTATTATCTAATAAGTTGATAACTCATGAAAGGTCTAAAATTTCTGGTTAGTTTTTGGATATTGAATAAATTGTATTAGAAGGAAAATACTTATCATTTGTACTTTTATGGTTTCCAACTAagatttctcattattttttatgagtaaATTTGGTATTAATAtcgtaataaaaaaagttaaattactcatttgattcctatagtttcatgattcttacctttttagtccatatagtttgaaagtggtttttttagtttttatagtttgaaagtgatttttttaatccttaccgtttacattttaattcttttttagtctgTACAGTTTAAAAGTgttcattttagtctttatagtttgtattttaattttttttttagttcttatagtttgaaagtgatctttttagttcctataatttatattttaattatcttttagtctttattacgaaaaatatataaaaataattaactacaaattagttataaattatcaagtacttttttattacaaattatcttgtgataaattagttacgaattactttctaatatttttgtaattaattgtgattgataatattactcatatatTTTGAtagtaaggactaaaagaaaattaaaatataaagtacaGGGACTAAAAAAGACCGCTTTCaaactatataaattaaaaaaaaattaaaatacaaaatataagaactaaaaaaatcacttttaaattacatgaactaaaagagaattaaaatataaattataagaactaaaataatcactttcaaactatataaactaaaaaaataaaaatttatgaaattataggaactaaatgaataatttaaaaaaaaattaataagaaacgaaacaatgaataaaaaactaataatacatGAGGTAacctcaccaaaaaaaaaaatcatttattaaacTAATAACCACATTTTGAAAATCGAACCACTCATAATCCATAATGATTAACCAAGTTCTCCAAGGTCACATGACGACTCATTTATTTGCACGTACAAAAATAAAACTGCATGTGAAGACTAGACAGTAGTGATTATACTGTTGTGTCTggacattgacaaaaaaaaaaaaaaaatcaaaccaaacaaaaGACAATTGAACCGAAGCATGATCCCAAAGAACATGATAACAAGCACATATAACATCCTTTTTTTCAAGGTAACAGGTTTGACATAAAGTCAGTTTGGAGTTGGAGATTAGCATCATCAAACGGAGGCATTATTAATGTCTCATCACCATCACCACAATTAAGCAAGTGATCCATAAACCACTGGCTTTGCATGGGGTCAGCAATATTGATATCCGACCCATGGCCATAATTCAATGTTGGAATTTCCATCCGGGATTGATCGATATTTGGTGTCATCTCATTAACTTTCAGAGCCTCCATCCTTTCACTAAGGTCCTTCAGGTTCTGATCAATCATCGATGAAAAAACATTCAAATCATCTTCGGTCACGTTATTATTAGGCTGAACCCTACCAGCATTAAGGCACTGAAACATGAACAAGGTTAACTCCTTCTCCCTATTGTCCTTCATCAGCTTCATCATTTGCTCGTTACCCTTCTGGATCCTTTGTGCAGTAAAACTCTCTTGGTTCACCATCTTCTTGCTTTGCTCCAATTCAGGCATGGTCGTGAACTTTTCCAGCACCCTATGCACACCCCAATGGGATGGCCAAACCTCTGGCTCGGGATCATTGGGGCTATAAACTATAGCGCATGCGTTAATGCCGCAAAGGGTGCTGAGTTCATCAACCTTTTTCAGCAAtcccttcttccttttcttgcaTGTTAACTTCCTTGCAGAATCATTCGCAATGAATGCGAGTTGAACCTTTTTTCTAGTCTTGATGGTGACCAGAAAAaggataaattaaacaaaaacaaaatgaaaatagttgCTTGTGCTGGTTTCTGTTGCCAACAACAATCTCTTTATAGACCAATTTCATACATACGTggttaatttgattttcttccAGTAAGCATTTGTTGCTGGTATTATGTTTTGTGTGAAAGTACAAACTGGCTTAGCATATTGAAATGTCACTTTAAATGTCATTCCATACATGAACGATATAGAGAATTCGGCActttaatgatttatttaagtTCTACAATTTACAATATATACGAGTAATTACTTGATTGAGTTGGTAGTAGAGGGGTGTATGTATATGTCAAAAATCTTATTCTCATCATTGAATTTCATGCATACATAGATAGATTCTAAATTTTAATAGCATTTTAGCAGTTGGTATTAATATGTAAGATTCTTCATATCATATATTTATAGCAGATCGATTACTAAAGGATAAACTAATTGTGTGATCattccatttttcaaaaaataaaaataaaaaaattaccagACCACATATTCACGTTTAATAAAAAGGCAAACATGATAAACTAGAAGTAGCGAATCTGGGTTAATGCTATAAAATCTTATAgattatcatttataattttgagaGAGTCCTAGAATGTCATATTTCcacgataatattttttcatttatgcagaataaaatacaatgaatttattttaaaactaataattaaacatactaataaaattaagaagatAAGGGAAAAATAGTGAAActgaataaatattaataatacataGTAAGAAAATTGTCCAGTAATTAATTCTATCAACCATTAATTATTGTCGACTAACTAGTGTAAATGTGTTTCTCCAGTGTTAAGTTTATAATATACAATTCTAttatattgttataaatttttaatatttttttctattattatttaatttaatataaatatgttatatatagagagacttaaaaaatatagtaaataattatgaatattaACACACATACACGCATGCATGAATACCATATATTTAAACCTACGtatattatattgatttttccattagttatatacataattaatataaaaaaaatgttatatttacaTTGGTTATAACAtaaccaattttaaaaaaaccattATTATATAGGCGTAGATTCAAACAAGTCCGGATAAAAagtgatatattttatattttaattttgtgatgaggaaaaatatactaaaaaatttacaa
The nucleotide sequence above comes from Glycine soja cultivar W05 chromosome 11, ASM419377v2, whole genome shotgun sequence. Encoded proteins:
- the LOC114373167 gene encoding agamous-like MADS-box protein AGL80; amino-acid sequence: MLLWRRRWSSRGGEATPTRENKQEEGKEEGVNEDEGGSEGFMKRKQLDEEATSMWKRFTKGKKVQLAFIANDSARKLTCKKRKKGLLKKVDELSTLCGINACAIVYSPNDPEPEVWPSHWGVHRVLEKFTTMPELEQSKKMVNQESFTAQRIQKGNEQMMKLMKDNREKELTLFMFQCLNAGRVQPNNNVTEDDLNVFSSMIDQNLKDLSERMEALKVNEMTPNIDQSRMEIPTLNYGHGSDINIADPMQSQWFMDHLLNCGDGDETLIMPPFDDANLQLQTDFMSNLLP